The following DNA comes from Pyxidicoccus trucidator.
CCTTGTCGCCCCCCAGCACAGGGCCTTCCTCCTGGGATCCCTGAGACGCCTGCAGAAGGCCGCGAGCACTTCGCCGCCAGCCTCACAAGCTGCCAGACAGGTCTGCTTGTTCGCTGGCGATTCGGTGTCCTGCTCGGGCTCGTGCTGGGGTGGATCTTCCGCGGGAGGGCACCCTTCAGGGTTCAGTGCGCAGAAGCTTCCTGGCCCGCGCGGATGGCCATCCCGAAAGACGCGTTCTCGGCTGGGAGACGCTGTCGAGCATGCCAGGAACAAGCAGCATGCGGAGAGACCCCAGCTGCGATGAACCGACCGCCATGAGAGTGAGAACACAGCGAGTGGCCGGAAGCACCGCATCGTGGAACCTCCTGCAACCGGAGCAGCGCGTCGCTGCCCTCTCCTTCGCTTCGAAGCATCCGGAGGCTTTGGACCCGGGCTGGCACACTCCATCGCTCGAATCAGTGTAGCCAGCCCCGGGTCTCCTGCGCCGTTCACTTCGCGTGAGGTTTCCTGGGAGACATCCTCGTGGCCTGTGCACGGGCTGATGGAGCCGCGCTCGGCCAGAGAAGTGCACTGCGCCCCGCGTGGTGGGGCTGGACTCGTCAGCGGAGGGCCTCGATGAAATGAGGGGCCAGCTCGGGGTCCTTCCGCATCAACTCCAGGTCCAGCCTGGACTTCCGGAGCTTCCCAAGCATGTGCGACAGCTCGAGAAGGCGCCCCTGTCTCACGAAGATGCGCGCCAGGCAAAGGTAGGTTCGGAGAGGGCGCTCCATGCACTTCATGGCCCGGCGGCAGCGCTGCTCAGCGGCGCTGAAATTCCCCTCTGACAGGTCCAGCTCCGCGAGCCCAAGGTGTGAATGCGGGTCACCTCCGTAGCACTGGATGCTGCGCTGGTAGGTGTCGCGGGCCTGCTGCGGCTTGCCCGCCATGCGGTAGGCGTCCCCCAGGACTCTGAGCGGCCAGAATCCATGGGGCTGTGGGTCGAGAGCTGCGATGGCACCTTCGGGTTGGTTCAGAGCGAGATGCGCTTCCCCGAGCCCGGCCTGGATGAGCTCCCGCGCATCCGCCGGGAAGCGCTGCTGCTCGTTCAGTAATCGCAGTGCATTCTCGAAGTGGGGGACCGCAGCCGCGGGCTGCCCCAGGCGCACGAACGCAAGCCCCATATACCGGTGAACCGTACAGCGCTGCGCCCGGGTTGTGGGCTCGCATCGGGACTGCTCAAGGGCTGCCTGCCCCACCTCTACGAGCATCGCGTGTGCCCAGTGACTCCACAGCCGCTCGCAGTTCCTTGCCAGCACGTCGAGTGGCATGGCCTTCAACGCGAGCATCTGCCGGAGGTAGCTCTCGGCCTGCTGGCGCGCGGCGCTGGGACCTCCTTCGAAGTTGTCGGACTCGGAGTAGAGCCTGAACGCGGCCTCACACAGGGCGGAGGCGTCCGTGGGAGCTGGCTCGCGCCGTTCGCGGCGACGTTGCTCTCGCTCGCGCAGGGACTGCTGCTTCCTGTCAACCCAATGGCTGAAGAGGTCGATGATGTCCGCGCCAGAGCCGCACACGGGCTCGGTCGAGTTCAGCAGGTACAGCTGGCCTCCGAGCGGTCCATCAACGATGAGACCATACTCACTCAGGTCGTAGCAGGGCATCAGCAGCATGCGTGAGCGGGCTTTGACAGAGGAGGCCTGCTCCTCATCGAGGAGGTCATCGAGCGCAGGGGGCGTACCGCCAGCTGGAATGACCGCAGGCCCCAGCCTGTCCTCGATGTGGCTCTCGTGGAGTCCTGATGCGGCCACGCTGGCGAGGTTCCACTCGGGAAATGGGCCCGCGTGGCCACCGTCGCCTAGCTCTAGCAGGAACTGCCGGAAGCTCTCTGGCAGGCGTGTGCCCAGCTCGCGCTCGACTGACTCCAAGGCCTCGATCGGGACGGAGGGATTCAAGCTGTAGGGGTCGAACGGCTCCTCGTATGCGAAGCCCTTCTCCTGGACGACCCTGACGTGCGGAACGGCAGCGGGGTCCCGGCGGGCGAACTCCCGAAGTGTCCCGAGTCGGTTCCGGAGCTGCGCCAGGCGCTCGGAGAGTGGAGTCATGCGGGCAGGCTACACCACGGCTTCCAGCAGGCTCCACCTGCATGACCTGTAGTGATTGGCCGGGTGGCCTATGTCATTGAATTTCCGCTCGATAGTCATTTCCGCCGCCTGAAGATGTGAATTGACTTTGGCCGGGTGTCTATCTTCATCCGCGAAGGCTCCCGAACCCGTCCAGGCGGCTGGCATCCCGCGGAGGGGGGGCCGGGATGGGCCCCGCCCCGGACACAGTGGAGGTGGCACGCATGGCGGGGTTCACTTCGTCCAACCAGGAAATGAACGTGTGTTCGTATCCCCGCTGTGCGTACGCTCTCCGTGCGTCACCGGGGGGACCACGTTCATGAGCCACAATCTTCAACGTCTCACGTCCTTCCTCACGGGAACGGCGATGTGGACTGAGCCGAGCTCGCGGCAGGCGCTGCACGAGTGGGTCGCCGAGACGCTGCCCACCGTGTCCATGGCGGGCGCCATCGCCAACGCGTGGCTGTGCCACCACATGGCCGGCCTCGACGAAGTCGTCCTCCTCGACATCGGCCCCGGCACTGGCCGGCAGGCGGTGGACCTGGTGCGCCGGCTCGGCGCCCGTGAGGACCGGCCCCGCCGCCTCACCGTGGTGGCCGTGGAGCCGGACGCCGTGTGCCTCCGGAGCGCCGAGCACAACCTGCTCGAGGCCGCGCAGGTGTACGGCCTCGAGGTCCACGTCATGGCCTTCCACGCGCTGGTGGAGGAGCTGGACCCCTCCTTCTGGGCCCTCGTCGCGTCACTGCGGGGGACGCTCCTCGTGCACTCGGCCTTCGCCCTGCACCTCGTCCGAGGGAAGTCCTCGGGCGAGGAGGCGCGGGACGCCGTGCTGCGCAGGCTGCGGATGCTGGAGCCCAAAGCCCTCGTGCTCGTCGAGCCCAGCTCGGACCACTCCGTGGCCGACGCGGACCAGCGCTTCCACAATGGCTGGCGTCACTACGGCCGGCTGTCCCAGTTGGTGGACCGGCTCGCGCTGCCCCAGGAGCACACGGAAACCCTCAAGGCCTTCCTCGCCAGGGACCTCAGGGATTTGCTGTGCGACTGCGCGGACCTCTCTTCGCTGCACCACGAGCAGGTGAGCGGCTGGTGGCGGCGGCTGGCGCGGGCGGGCTTCAGGCGGGACGACGTGCCTGACTCACTGGAGACGGGCTCGCACCCGTGGGTGCACCCCCTTCGCCAGCCGGGCTACGTGGGCCTGCAGTACGACGGGGAGACGCTGGTGGCCGTGCTGTGTGCGACTCCCGCCGCACGGGGCTCCCACTCCCCGTGAGGTGAGTCACGCACCCAGGCTGAAGGGTGGTGGACGTTGGCGCGCCCGAGCGCCGACACTGTGGGCCTCCCATGACCCGAGTCCCCGTGCGCCTCCATACCGCCCTCGTCCTGCTGGCCTGTGTCTCCGCCTGCGCCCCGCGCTCGCGGACCGGGCCGGAGTCCTCCGCCATGCCGACGGCCTCCTCCGCGGCCGAGGCCGCGTATGCCCGCGTCGCCCGCGAGTACCTCGACTGGTACGCCGCGGCGAACCCCACCCGCGCCACGCGGCTCGGCTTCCACATGCACGACGCCCACCTGCCGGACGTCTCCGCCGAGGCGCTGGGCCGGAAGGCCACGGCCCTCCGCGCCTGGCGGGTGCGCCTGGAGCAGGTGGACCACGCCACGCTCACCGGTGACTCCGCCGTGGACGTGCGCGTGCTGGAGAATGCCATCCGCGCGGACCTCGCGGAGCTGGAGGACGAGCGCCCCTGGCAGAGAGACCCTGGCTTCTACGTGGGGCTCATCTCCGGTGGCCTGTCCAGCCTGTCCTCGCGCGAGTTCGCTCCCGTCGCCGAGCGGCTGCGCTCCCTGCGCTCACGCATGGCGCACATCCCCGCGGTGCTCGGCGCGGCGAAGGCCAACCTCAAAGGCGTGCCGAAGCTGTGGGCCCAGCTCGCCCTCCGTGACGCTCGCGGCACCGTGACGTTCCTGCGCGCGGACCTGCCGAAGGCGCTGGAGGCCCAGGGCTTCTCCCAGCTCGCCCCCGCCGAGCGCGAAGCCTTCACCACCGCGCGCGAGGAGGCGGCCCGCCACCTGGAAGGCTACGTGACGTGGCTGGAGCAGGACCTGCTGCCGAAGGCGGACGGGGACTACAAGCTGGGCCGCGAGCGCTTCGAGAAGAAGCTGGCGCTGGAGGAGCACGTGACGCTGAGCGCGGACCAGCTCCGCGACATCAACGAGCGCGCCATCCGCGAGTACAAGGCCTGGGTCGCCCGCGAGGCCGCCAGGGTGGACCCGAAGAAGACGCCCGAGCAGGTGATGGCCGCCCTGGTGAAGGACCACCCCTCCGCGGAGCAGCTCATCCCCACGGCCCGCGCGCAGCTGGTGGAGCTGCAGCGCTTCGTGCG
Coding sequences within:
- a CDS encoding GRAS family protein; this encodes MSHNLQRLTSFLTGTAMWTEPSSRQALHEWVAETLPTVSMAGAIANAWLCHHMAGLDEVVLLDIGPGTGRQAVDLVRRLGAREDRPRRLTVVAVEPDAVCLRSAEHNLLEAAQVYGLEVHVMAFHALVEELDPSFWALVASLRGTLLVHSAFALHLVRGKSSGEEARDAVLRRLRMLEPKALVLVEPSSDHSVADADQRFHNGWRHYGRLSQLVDRLALPQEHTETLKAFLARDLRDLLCDCADLSSLHHEQVSGWWRRLARAGFRRDDVPDSLETGSHPWVHPLRQPGYVGLQYDGETLVAVLCATPAARGSHSP
- a CDS encoding DUF885 domain-containing protein → MTRVPVRLHTALVLLACVSACAPRSRTGPESSAMPTASSAAEAAYARVAREYLDWYAAANPTRATRLGFHMHDAHLPDVSAEALGRKATALRAWRVRLEQVDHATLTGDSAVDVRVLENAIRADLAELEDERPWQRDPGFYVGLISGGLSSLSSREFAPVAERLRSLRSRMAHIPAVLGAAKANLKGVPKLWAQLALRDARGTVTFLRADLPKALEAQGFSQLAPAEREAFTTAREEAARHLEGYVTWLEQDLLPKADGDYKLGRERFEKKLALEEHVTLSADQLRDINERAIREYKAWVAREAARVDPKKTPEQVMAALVKDHPSAEQLIPTARAQLVELQRFVRERNILTLPSDQLPTVRETPPYARMGFASMDSPGPFEKQATEAFYNITNVEPGWTPEQQAQHLTYFNRAGLLGISVHEAIPGHFVQLLYESKIPTDVRKVFSPASVVEGWAHYTEQMMVDEGLGNGDPNIRLGQLRRALQRHARWYAALALHVYGEPLEDVAKRYAEIAYFEPFPALREVERGTSNPTYLYYALGRMQILKLREDYRRHLEARGETFVLKDFHDRFLRLGLPVSLARGVLLPGDTAPSLE